The Moorella glycerini genomic interval CGGGAAAGCCCTGGGAGAGGTGGCCGCGCGGGTGCCGGACCCCCTGGGGGCGGTCTTCAGGAGCGCTTACCGTGACGTCTCTTTGGGTAAAGCCCTGGACGACGTGCTTTCGGACCTGATGGTACGCCTGGACTTCGGGCCGGGCAGGATGTTCGTCCAACTGCTCATGGCCGCCCGCAGGGATTCTTCGGTGGCGCCGCTGTTTGGCGAGCTGGTGACCAGGCTGGCCGTCCAGCTTGAGCTGATCAGAAAGAACAGGAGCGAGCTTTACGCCGACCGGTTGCTTTCCTGGATCATGCTTTTTGCCATGGTGCCTGCCTATCTGGCGATGCGGGCCACGGTGCCGGAAACTTACGAATTTCTGGCGGATACCGTGGCCGGGAGAATAGTGGTGGCCCTCTGTTTTCTTTCCGTCATAGTCTGGGTGGTCATGGACCGCCTTATGGGGAGGGTGGAAGTATGAAGGCCGGGCCGCTTCTCCTGGCCGCCGCCGGCCTTGGGCTGGCCGCCGGGGCCTGGGTGCTCATGGCCGTAAAGCTGCTTTCTTCCCCCAGCCGGCAGGACCGTGCAAAGGAGACGGGAAAAAAAAGCAGGACCAGGAAACCGCCTGATCCCCGCAGTACCAGGGAAACCGCGGCCGTCCTGGCCGGGATGGCGGGAATGCTCCTCCTGGGATGGGGCGGCAGTCCGTGGGTGCTGGCCTTATTGGCCACCCTGGGAGGGGCCGTCGGGCTGGGTCTTACCAGGATGATGGCCAGGCTCAAGGAGGGCAGCGACAGGGCCGCCGGTATCCGGGAACTGACGGTGCTTTTTGAGGCGGTGGAGCTTTACATGCGGGCGGGTTACGCCCTGCCGCAGGCCATGCGGGCGGCCGCTCTTTTGACCCCGCGCCTGCGGAAGGCCGTGGGGGAGTGCCTGGCCTGCTGGCCTGCTGGTCCCAGGCGTGCCCTGGAGGTGCTTAGGCAAAACCTGAACATACCGGAGGCCGAGATCCTGGTGTCCCTGCTGGGCCAGGTGGACCGGGTGGGCTTAAAAAATTTGGAAGGGGTGATGCAGAGGGAAGCGTACAACCTGGAGCGCCTGCGGCAGCTCGCCATGGAAGTGAACATCGCCAGGAGGCCGCTGTACTTCACCCTGTACCGTGCCCTGCCCCTGGCGGCTGCCGTGGGGCTCATCGTGGGACCCTTGCTCTACCGCGTAGCCGGGGTATTGAAGGATGCAATTTTCTTCTTTTAGCTGGGGGGTGATATGCTACGGGAAAGTTCTCCAGAAGTTCAGCCCTGATGAGCGCGGAAGTATGGATGACGCTTTAATAATGATTATGGCTTTGGTGTTGGGAATAATCGGCACTGTCATTTTGCGGAAACTGGGGCTTAAATGGTTTGCCTGGAAGTGAGGAAAGGGTTGTTTTATATGTGCTCAAACATTAAGGAGTTCAAAGCCAATCTTCCTGTATGGAAAGAACAGTTAAAAGAAGATTGGGATAAAAATTGGGATATAATTCTTATTTACGTTGAAAGACCCGGGATAAATGTTTTCAGGGGAGGTGATACCGCGGCGCCGAGGTTTTATTTTTAGTTGGGGGCGAGACGAAACCATCGCGCGGCGCAGAAATGCCACGGAAAGGGTCTGCTTTTCTGGCTGGCATTTTACGTCGCAAAACACTAAGGAGGGAATTTTTTATGGCAAGCCTGTTAAAGAAAATCTGGCGGGACGAGAGAGGATATGAAATGGCCGAGCTTTTGGTAATTGTCGGTGTGCTGGGGGTTATAGCTACTGTGGTGTTGGGTACTATGAAGCTTGGCCTGAATACTGCAGCCGGGAACGTAGGAACGAAGGTCAACGATATTGTTAACAGCTGGACATCTACTCCTTAACCTCAATGTGCTCGGGGCGGGGTTAAACCCCGCCTTTTCTTATTCATGGGAGGTGCTTTTATGTGGCTGAAAAGGCTCAAAAAATGCTTGCAAGGGGAAGAAGGCTATACCCTGGGGGAAATGCTCATTGTGGCAGCGGCGCTGGCCGCAACAGCCGCTTCTGTAATGGCGATCCTGATGCCGGAGGTGCGCTCCCTGTACCAGAAGGCAGTGGGCACCGTCACGGATATCATGGGCTCCGGCTTTTAAGGGACACGCGGGGGTTTCTCATCCTGGAGCTGCTAATCGTTTTCGGCCTGCTGTGTTTCCTCATTTTCGGCAGTCTGGACCTTTACCTGGTGCAGGTAAAACATTTTAGAGCCGAGCAAATCCTGAATTATTACCTTGACCGTATGCGGCTGGAAGGGTACCTCACGGCTGCGGACGAGGCGGCCATGAACAGCGCCTTTAAGGGAGTAGGGTTGACCGTGATCTCCATAGAGGGGCCGCGCGAATCTGCGGGGGATGCCCGGGTGCTCCGCAACAACCTGGACTTTACGGCGTCGGAAATAGCGCTGCGGGTTACCTGCAGTTTTGACCAGAAGCCATTCATCATGGGCCTGCTCATAAACGGTTCGCCGCCGCAGAATGTGCAGTTAAAGGTAGGGGGGAAGACCTTCAGTGAGAGGGTTAGCCCGTGACGAGAGGGGGTTTGTAAGCCTTCTTCTGGTGATACTCCTGCCCCTGTTCATGTACCTGATAGCCGGCACGGCCCAGTATTCCAGGTTTATTACGGAGGCGGATGCCGACATGGAGAATGCGGTGGCCGAGGCTGCTAGGGCAGCGGCCTCCTGCGTAGTGGAGAGGAGCCAGGCCGAAGGTGATCCCAGGATAGACCCCGACAGGGCCGATCTTGTTTTCGTGTCGGTTCTGGCCCGGAATCTCGGATTGGATCCAGTTACGATGGCCCCTTTACAGGGTTCCGGGATGGCCGGAACTCCGGGCTATGTTTTAGTGGTCTATAACGGTGACGACCATTACGCCCCGGCGGGGAAAAAGTATATATTCGACGGGACGGGCCTTACGGTGGAAGACCTG includes:
- a CDS encoding Flp family type IVb pilin — its product is MASLLKKIWRDERGYEMAELLVIVGVLGVIATVVLGTMKLGLNTAAGNVGTKVNDIVNSWTSTP
- a CDS encoding type II secretion system F family protein, which encodes MTRLSVLGVAFGTGLAAGAGMLLLLRVISYRKAARRLSSLIPRESLDAWAEATEQKLEAAGVRFRGRFYTAGVTLAVLASLYVGLFVFRNFIAALLMATAAVLLPDQFILQRMESRKLKMLEQMATAVRIFAAEFTQTPQIGKALGEVAARVPDPLGAVFRSAYRDVSLGKALDDVLSDLMVRLDFGPGRMFVQLLMAARRDSSVAPLFGELVTRLAVQLELIRKNRSELYADRLLSWIMLFAMVPAYLAMRATVPETYEFLADTVAGRIVVALCFLSVIVWVVMDRLMGRVEV